One Streptomyces sp. SAI-135 DNA segment encodes these proteins:
- a CDS encoding MFS transporter — protein sequence MTDVLRRGRASLAFSFFAQGAAFALLVTRIPAIQDRYGVSDALLPAFLAAVPILAGVGSVSTEHLVKRIRPSRLLRFAQPVVLLALLGVGAGDSTLELGVSLAAFGLAVGMLDASMNMLGVSLQRSYGRSIMLSFHAVFSLGGIVGASLAWVGAHWHLALFVSYLPVVAVLVPLCLVGSRWYVDGDVPVVAEVTEKGPGGDGVVFKLLLPLCLVMTFAYIGDSTVSNWSAKYLQDVLGSSEQLATVPYNVYMVTTLLGRAVGDFGVRRFGAVAVVRAGALVAAGGFAVVAVAPGPWVGMLGFTLLGMGLCVLVPQTFAAAGRLFPGASDAAVARLNVFNYVGFLVGSPLVGALGDAWSYRGAMLVPMVLVLVTLVYAKSFAAQPDRYGGGHERPRTADVGRGSNGL from the coding sequence ATGACAGATGTGCTGCGGCGCGGTAGGGCCTCGCTGGCGTTCAGCTTCTTCGCGCAAGGTGCCGCCTTCGCTCTGCTGGTGACGCGGATCCCCGCCATCCAGGACCGGTACGGCGTCTCCGACGCGCTGCTGCCGGCCTTCCTGGCCGCTGTGCCGATCCTCGCCGGGGTCGGAAGCGTCTCCACCGAGCACCTGGTGAAGCGAATACGGCCCAGCCGGCTGCTGCGGTTCGCCCAACCCGTGGTGCTCCTGGCGCTCCTCGGCGTGGGTGCCGGGGACTCGACCCTCGAACTGGGCGTCTCGCTCGCCGCCTTCGGGCTCGCCGTCGGCATGCTCGACGCGTCCATGAACATGCTCGGGGTGAGTCTGCAGCGGTCGTACGGGCGCAGCATCATGCTGAGCTTCCACGCGGTGTTCAGTCTCGGCGGGATCGTGGGGGCCTCGCTCGCCTGGGTCGGGGCGCACTGGCACCTGGCGCTGTTCGTGTCCTATCTGCCGGTCGTGGCGGTGCTGGTGCCGCTGTGTCTGGTGGGCAGCCGGTGGTACGTCGACGGGGATGTCCCCGTCGTGGCGGAGGTGACGGAGAAGGGGCCGGGCGGGGACGGGGTCGTCTTCAAACTGCTGCTGCCGCTGTGTCTGGTGATGACCTTCGCCTACATCGGGGACTCCACCGTCTCCAACTGGAGTGCGAAGTACCTTCAGGACGTGCTCGGCAGCAGTGAGCAGCTGGCGACCGTGCCGTACAACGTCTACATGGTGACGACCCTGCTGGGGCGGGCCGTCGGGGACTTCGGGGTGCGGCGGTTCGGGGCGGTGGCGGTCGTACGGGCCGGGGCGCTGGTGGCGGCCGGGGGGTTCGCGGTGGTGGCCGTGGCGCCCGGGCCGTGGGTGGGGATGCTCGGGTTCACGCTGCTGGGGATGGGGCTGTGTGTGCTGGTGCCGCAGACCTTCGCGGCGGCCGGGCGGTTGTTCCCGGGGGCGTCGGACGCGGCGGTCGCCCGGCTGAATGTCTTCAACTACGTGGGGTTTCTGGTCGGTTCGCCGTTGGTGGGGGCCCTGGGGGACGCGTGGAGCTATCGCGGGGCCATGCTCGTGCCGATGGTGTTGGTGCTGGTGACGCTGGTGTACGCCAAGTCGTTCGCGGCTCAACCGGACCGATACGGTGGCGGGCATGAGCGGCCGCGCACAGCTGATGTGGGACGAGGCAGTAACGGGCTATGA
- a CDS encoding acetoin utilization protein AcuC encodes MSGRAQLMWDEAVTGYDFGPDHPMDPVRLDLTRRLVDAFGLDRDVEVVAAKAAGESTLRLVHREDYVEAVKAASVDPDAADQSYGLGTMDDPAFERMHEVSALIAGQSVGAAEAVWRGEALHAVNFAGGLHHAMPGGASGFCIYNDASLAIARLLELGAERVAYVDVDVHHGDGVQAAFWEDPRVLTISLHEHPRTLFPQTGWPEETGADSAEGSAVNVALPAGTGDAGWLRAFHAVVPELIADFRPDVLVTQHGADTHFEDPLAHLAVSLDAQRAVQVACHELAHEYAGGRWIALGGGGYAVVDVVPRSWTHLVAIAAGREIEPEAVIPEGWRQEVFARTRQLAPARMTDGRWPVSYAEWDAGYDPADRLDQAVLATRRAVFPLRGLLA; translated from the coding sequence ATGAGCGGCCGCGCACAGCTGATGTGGGACGAGGCAGTAACGGGCTATGACTTCGGCCCGGACCATCCGATGGATCCGGTCCGGCTCGATCTGACCCGGCGACTGGTGGACGCCTTCGGGCTGGACCGGGACGTGGAGGTCGTGGCCGCGAAGGCGGCGGGCGAGTCGACCTTGCGGCTCGTGCACCGGGAGGACTACGTCGAGGCCGTGAAGGCGGCCTCCGTGGACCCGGATGCGGCCGACCAGTCGTACGGGCTGGGGACGATGGACGATCCGGCCTTCGAGCGGATGCACGAGGTGTCCGCGCTGATCGCCGGGCAGTCGGTGGGGGCGGCGGAGGCCGTGTGGCGCGGCGAGGCGCTGCACGCGGTGAACTTCGCGGGCGGGCTGCACCACGCGATGCCGGGCGGCGCGTCGGGGTTCTGCATCTACAACGACGCGTCGCTGGCGATCGCGCGGCTGCTGGAGCTGGGGGCCGAGCGGGTCGCCTACGTGGATGTGGACGTGCATCACGGGGACGGGGTCCAGGCGGCCTTCTGGGAGGATCCCCGGGTGCTGACGATCTCCCTGCACGAGCATCCCCGGACGCTGTTCCCGCAGACCGGCTGGCCGGAGGAGACGGGGGCGGACTCGGCCGAGGGCAGCGCGGTGAACGTGGCGCTGCCGGCGGGGACCGGGGACGCGGGGTGGTTGCGGGCGTTTCATGCCGTGGTGCCGGAGCTGATCGCCGACTTCCGGCCGGATGTGCTGGTGACGCAGCACGGGGCCGACACGCATTTCGAGGATCCGCTCGCTCATCTCGCGGTGTCGTTGGACGCGCAGCGGGCGGTGCAGGTCGCCTGCCATGAGCTGGCGCACGAGTACGCCGGGGGGCGGTGGATCGCGCTCGGGGGCGGGGGATATGCCGTGGTGGATGTCGTGCCCCGGTCCTGGACGCATCTGGTGGCGATCGCGGCCGGGCGGGAGATCGAGCCCGAGGCGGTGATTCCCGAGGGATGGCGGCAGGAGGTCTTCGCCCGGACCCGGCAGTTGGCGCCCGCGCGGATGACGGACGGGCGGTGGCCGGTGTCCTACGCGGAGTGGGATGCGGGGTACGACCCCGCGGATCGGCTGGATCAGGCGGTGCTGGCCACTCGGCGGGCGGTGTTTCCGCTGCGGGGGTTGCTGGCGTAA
- a CDS encoding phosphatase: MLSTGALRAHLLAARLAGAVATSREESLRSYRLFAARDPRVLIGIDPEGSWNERDLLGLMADRCGVSGDPRCTTGQDVIDPDRTLVALDAFAERLAAVAQRSGPVLLGTGHPHRLLGFYVALADALSAAGCTVLTPAHGRCVDITTRFGLRTYNLEYVRGVALVRAPDAESSGGEPGAHTHSPLPVRTALAAGAESGGPLPELVIGDHGWVCGAGQLGFEAIGPADTDDPALFVGEAEGVVSVVVPLDDAVRSDYYRPLTRYVLNRACLSQ, translated from the coding sequence GTGTTGAGCACCGGTGCCCTGCGCGCCCATCTGCTGGCCGCCCGTCTGGCCGGGGCCGTGGCCACCTCGCGGGAGGAGAGTCTGCGGAGTTATCGGTTGTTCGCGGCTCGGGACCCCAGAGTGCTGATCGGGATTGATCCTGAAGGGTCATGGAATGAGCGTGATCTGCTCGGTCTCATGGCCGACAGGTGTGGGGTTTCGGGCGATCCGCGGTGTACAACTGGCCAGGATGTGATCGACCCTGACCGGACGCTCGTGGCGCTCGACGCCTTCGCGGAGCGGCTCGCGGCAGTTGCCCAGCGCAGCGGGCCCGTGCTTCTCGGCACCGGCCATCCGCACCGACTGCTCGGGTTCTACGTCGCCCTCGCGGACGCCCTCTCGGCGGCGGGATGTACCGTCCTCACCCCTGCGCATGGTCGCTGTGTCGACATAACGACCCGGTTCGGTCTACGTACGTACAACCTTGAGTACGTACGGGGAGTCGCGCTCGTGCGGGCACCGGACGCCGAGAGCTCCGGTGGTGAGCCGGGCGCACACACGCATTCACCGCTCCCGGTTCGCACCGCTCTGGCGGCCGGGGCCGAGAGCGGAGGGCCGCTTCCCGAGCTCGTGATCGGGGATCACGGATGGGTCTGCGGAGCAGGTCAGCTGGGGTTTGAGGCCATTGGGCCGGCGGATACGGATGACCCCGCGCTCTTTGTGGGCGAGGCCGAGGGGGTCGTGTCGGTCGTCGTTCCACTTGATGACGCTGTGCGGTCTGATTACTACCGGCCGCTGACCCGCTACGTACTCAATCGAGCGTGTCTGTCACAGTAG